AGTGAGagaccggcatgcccggcaacaCACCTCTCGAAGCCTGGAGCAGGCGGGACCTATGCCAGTGCCGAAGTCTCAGTGCCAACAGTATGATGACAAAGGCGAGGAAGACACAGGAGACCACTGCCACAGCTACCACCAGGTACAGTGTGAGGTCTGAATCCTCTGGGTTGGCAGAGGGGCTAAAACTGTCCAGGTCGGCCAGAACATCTGGGATGCTGTCAGCCACGGCCACGGTGAGCGTGATAGTGGCTGAGAGAGGGGGCTGGCCATGGTCCTGGACTGCCACCACCAGGTTCTGCTTGAGTGCGTCTCTGTCCAGAAGGGCCCGCGCCGTGCGCACTTCGCCCGTGTGCAGCCCCACGGTGAAGAGCCCTGGCTCACTGGCCTTGAGCAGGTGGTAGGACAGCCAGGCGTTCTGGCCTGAGTCTCtgtccactgccaccaccttggTCACCAGGTAGCCAGGCTCTGCGGAGCGGGGCGCCAGTTCCACACCAGTGGAACCATCAGTAGGGAGAGCAGGGTACAGGATTTCAGGCATGTTATCATTCTGGTCCAGTACAAACAGGCTCACGGACACATTGCTGCTGAGCTGAGGGTTCCCGCTATCACTGGCTGTCACTAGTAGCCGCAGGTCTCTAACCTGCTCAAAGTCAAAGGAGCACAGCGCATACAGGACGCCAGTGTCGGAGTTGATGGAGACGTAGGTGGAGAGAGGTGCCCCCTGGATGGTGTCCTCAATCAGTGCATAAGTGATGTGGGCATTCTCGATGCTGTCAGGGTCCTGGGCTGTAACAGAGAAGATGACAGCTCCCCTGGGGTTGTTTTCAGGAATGTAGGCCAAATAGGAGTCATGAGTGAAAGTAGGTGGGTTGTCATTGATATCTGCCACATACAGGGTGATGTGAGTGTCGGTGGACAGCGGTGGACTTCCTCCATCTGTTGCCCTCAGAGTGATGTTATACTCAGACACTTTTTCACGGTCCAGGGATCTGGCTGTCACTAAGCGGTAATATTGGtctattgatttttctaaattaaaggGCATATTTCCAAGAATGAAAACTGTGACTTGCCCATTTTGCCCAGAATCCCGGTCATGCACATTGATAAGGGCAATTTCTCTTCCAGCAGTAGCCTCTTCAGGGACTGATCTTATGAGAGAAGTGATTGTAACTTCTGGGGCGTTGTCATTCATATCCAGAACTGTGACTAGAATCTTAGCTCTTGAAAGGAGACCTGGTCCATCTTGTGcttcaattttaatttcatagaACATAGCATCCTCATAATCTAGACTTTTTAATATTGATATATCTCCAGTGACTGAGTTGAGATGAAAAATCTGAGCAATTTTCCCAGGCATTTTATCTAGTATATAGGACACTTGAGAATTGAATCCCTCATCAGGGTCAGTGGCATTCACCGTGAGCAGCCAGGTGCCCACCGGCAAGTTCTCTTGAACGCTTACTCGATACTCGGGCTGAGTAAATACTGGTGGGTTGTCATTTGCATCCAGAACTACCACTTGGATGCACAAGCTGCCAGAGTGGGCAGGGTCGCCACCATCAGAAGCAATGAGGATAAGCTGGTGAACTTTCTTTTCCTCACGGTCCAAAGCACGCTCCAGCACCAGCTCTGGGTACTTGGCACCATCAGAGAGGCTATTCACAGCCAGGGAGAAGTAGTCATTGGTGCTGAGCTCGTAGTTCTGCAGAGAGTTGACGCCCACATCTGGGTCAAATGCAGTCTTAAGTGGAAACCGAGTTCCAGGAGCTGTTAATTCaccaatttttatttccaattcctCTGTTACAAAATCAGGGGCATTATCattaatatctttaatttctatttctacatCAAAAATTTTCAATTTGTCTTCAACCAGGATGTTAAATTTTACTAGACACTGTGTGCTCTGAGCGCAGAGCTCCTCTCGGTCTACCCTGCCGGCGGTGATCAAGCTGCCGCTTCTCTGGTTCAGAGCAAAGAGTTGCGTCCTACCTCTGGAGACGATGCGGACTCCGCGCTCCGCCAgctcccagggctccagccccaggtCCTTGGCGATGTTGCCTACGAAGGAGCCTTTGTCCAGCTCCTCCGGGACCGAGTAGCGGATCTGCCCAGACCCGGTCTTGCACAACGTCCCCAGAAGCGCGCACAGCAGGGCCAGTCCACCGCCGGTTCTGAATCTCAGGTAATTGGTCATATCCTTTTTGGTGAATTATTTTCTCTGCATTCGGTTCCAATTTACCACGACGGACTCCAATCTTCTTTTCTCAAGGAACTAACATTTCATGGGCCTAATTTATAGGTCACAGAGCAGGTTGACTGAGAGGCTGAGCTTTGTAGCAGCCCCGGATCTTCTGAGTCTGATTTGCTGGTTCTTCGCTTTTTGGGAACAACGAAATCGACTAGCTCTCCTGCTGCGTTTTCCTCCTTGAGTGGTCAACAGCGACGCCCAGAGGCCTAACCGTTTACTGCACCCtctcagacaaacccaaattaccattttaaaagtttacaaacACCTGAAATCCTTTTTATCAGAGGTAATGGGACTGGTGTTTA
The nucleotide sequence above comes from Equus przewalskii isolate Varuska chromosome 13, EquPr2, whole genome shotgun sequence. Encoded proteins:
- the LOC103550704 gene encoding protocadherin gamma-A3 isoform X14; its protein translation is MTNYLRFRTGGGLALLCALLGTLCKTGSGQIRYSVPEELDKGSFVGNIAKDLGLEPWELAERGVRIVSRGRTQLFALNQRSGSLITAGRVDREELCAQSTQCLVKFNILVEDKLKIFDVEIEIKDINDNAPDFVTEELEIKIGELTAPGTRFPLKTAFDPDVGVNSLQNYELSTNDYFSLAVNSLSDGAKYPELVLERALDREEKKVHQLILIASDGGDPAHSGSLCIQVVVLDANDNPPVFTQPEYRVSVQENLPVGTWLLTVNATDPDEGFNSQVSYILDKMPGKIAQIFHLNSVTGDISILKSLDYEDAMFYEIKIEAQDGPGLLSRAKILVTVLDMNDNAPEVTITSLIRSVPEEATAGREIALINVHDRDSGQNGQVTVFILGNMPFNLEKSIDQYYRLVTARSLDREKVSEYNITLRATDGGSPPLSTDTHITLYVADINDNPPTFTHDSYLAYIPENNPRGAVIFSVTAQDPDSIENAHITYALIEDTIQGAPLSTYVSINSDTGVLYALCSFDFEQVRDLRLLVTASDSGNPQLSSNVSVSLFVLDQNDNMPEILYPALPTDGSTGVELAPRSAEPGYLVTKVVAVDRDSGQNAWLSYHLLKASEPGLFTVGLHTGEVRTARALLDRDALKQNLVVAVQDHGQPPLSATITLTVAVADSIPDVLADLDSFSPSANPEDSDLTLYLVVAVAVVSCVFLAFVIILLALRLRHWHRSRLLQASRGVLPGMPVSHFVGMDGVQAFLQTYSHKVSLTSDSRETHLIFPQPNYADTLISQESCEKSEPLLVSEDLLETTGDPKLLQQAPPNTDWRFSQAQRPGTSSSQNGDETGTWPNNQFDTEMLQAMILASASEAADGSSTLGGGAGTMGLSARYGPQFTLQHVPDYRQNVYIPGSNATLTNAAGKRDGKALAGGNGNKKKSGKKEKK